The window CCGTCATGTCCCTATTGGTGGGGGCTGGCGGCGACAGAAAAGTTACCCCGGGGATAACAGGCTCGTTGCGGGCGAGAGTTCCCATCGACCCCGCAGCTTGGTACCTCGATGTCGGCTCTTCCCATCCTGGCTCTGCATAAGGAGCCAAGGGTGAGGCTGCTCGCCTATTAAAGGGGAACGTGAGCTGGGTTTAGACCGTCGTGAGACAGGTCGGACTTTATCTGCTGGGAGCGGTGGCCGCCTGAGGGGAAGGTGTCCCCAGTACGAGAGGAACGGGACGCCGTAGCCTCTAGTTTACCGGTTGTCCGACAGGGCACTGCCGGGCAGCCACGCTGCTGCGGATAAGAGCTGAAAGCATCTAAGCTCGAAGCCGCTCCCGAGAAGAGGCGGCCATTCCTTGACACGAGACTCGGCGACGAGCCTCAGTCAAGGACGAGGGCTCCCATAGAAGATGGGTTTGATGGAACCGGGGTGTACGCTGGAAGGCTTCGGCCGACCAGTTCAGCCCGCGGTTCCCAACCGCCCAAGGTGTCGGGCCCAAAAAGGTTCAGCATCTGGACGAAATATGGGCCTATGCATGGATCATGATCTCAATTGCATGCTGATTCATTCCAATTTTTAATCCTCTAGGCGGGTGCCCTGTAGAGGTAGCAGAGTATTGTTTGACCTGACCTCGCGGTGTAAATAAGGGTCCAATTTTTCAGGTCGGATGGAATGCCATAGCGTTGTGTATAGATGCTGGGCAGAACCGCATATTTTGCATTGCCCCGCGCACCTATGTCAACAATCTGGAAGCCGGTTACGCCTTTCCTCTGCAGCTCAGTCTCGAATAGGCTTGTACTGTATGCGACGGCTACCCTCACGCCCTTCTCTGCATAGTTGGCCAAGTATTCCGCAACATCCTCGAAGCCCGTGTCAATAATCAGCACAGCTTTATCCGCCTGTAATATCAACTCATTCGCGTATCCGCATGGGGATGCCCAATGCATCAGGAGACCAGCCGAGCATTCAATTATTATTGCCAAAATCAGGAGGCGGGGAAGGATATGTTTCCAGCTCTTGCCTTCGCCTGAAACTCTTGCCCTATCCCAAATGTCAACGGCAAACAGGGATGCCGAAAGGATGATCGCAGGGCAGAGGAAAAGCACATAGTGGTCGCCTATGATGATGCGGAAGCTGGTCATCGCTAGAACTCCTCCGACTAGCCAGGAAAAAACGGCTATCCATCCTCTATCTAATCTCTTTCTTCTAAATAGCCTAGAAAGGAAGGCTGTGCAGAAGCATATTGATAGGATAAGGATCAGGAGGGGTGATTTGACAAAGATTATGTAGAAGGGAACCCAGGCGGGAACTTGAGTGTAGAAGTTGCCAGCATAGAACATTGCATGTCCACTTTCCATATGGCCCAAGTGAAAGCTGATTACCCAAAGTAGATGGGAGACTGTGTCGGTCCAAAGCCAAGGCCATGTTATAAAGAAGACGGAAAAGGCTATTAGCGGGGTCAAAAGAACCTGCATGATGATCCTCGAGAAGGGCGCCTGTTCTCTCGATTCAGTTCCATACTTCGAGATAATTTTGACGATTAGAAGGTAAAGTGCGATACCTGGGATGGCCGCGGCCGCTGTGCCCTTCGACCCGACCGCTAAACCAAGGAAGATGCCGACTAACACAAAGTGTCTGTTGTCCACTCTAGCGTAGGCTAGCGCTATGAAGGTTAATGTGACGAATAATGCCGCGAATATGTCGAGTATGCTGAGTGTTGAGTAGTAGACAAGCCACGGTGATACCGCTGTCAGAATGGCAGCCAAGAATGAAGATCTTTCCCCTAAGCATCTTCTGCCGTAAAGATAAATTGATAGGGATATGAGTGTTCCTGCGGAGACAGGGGCGATTCTGGCAGC is drawn from Candidatus Bathyarchaeota archaeon and contains these coding sequences:
- a CDS encoding glycosyltransferase family 39 protein; the encoded protein is MTSEEYIKELMARALPHCPFCGSDMGYDVLSVIKGVVQCRSCMAQWSSRDFFNSSKIEKLKVRELPKGSHTITRMGRIIKRYDEYPVSFWRSLSSSENRDLSFVEGKLGFKQAAIKAILILLIAILPRILLIDETSIMTDEPLYVNTGRLYVQSFLKLDFSTQVWRQNAEHPPIAKLWTGLFSLIFLPFLGGYNTHNLYYAARIAPVSAGTLISLSIYLYGRRCLGERSSFLAAILTAVSPWLVYYSTLSILDIFAALFVTLTFIALAYARVDNRHFVLVGIFLGLAVGSKGTAAAAIPGIALYLLIVKIISKYGTESREQAPFSRIIMQVLLTPLIAFSVFFITWPWLWTDTVSHLLWVISFHLGHMESGHAMFYAGNFYTQVPAWVPFYIIFVKSPLLILILSICFCTAFLSRLFRRKRLDRGWIAVFSWLVGGVLAMTSFRIIIGDHYVLFLCPAIILSASLFAVDIWDRARVSGEGKSWKHILPRLLILAIIIECSAGLLMHWASPCGYANELILQADKAVLIIDTGFEDVAEYLANYAEKGVRVAVAYSTSLFETELQRKGVTGFQIVDIGARGNAKYAVLPSIYTQRYGIPSDLKNWTLIYTARSGQTILCYLYRAPA